AAAGAATTGGAAATCGGCTAGTTGGTCCTATGCCGATTGAGGAGCGAGAGGATTTCATGAAACAGACACCCATCCACTCAACCACTATCCTGGGGGTACGCCTGGGGCGCAAGGCAGCCATGGGCGGTGACGGCCAGGTGACCATGGGGGAGATGCAGCTGAAATCGAAGGCGGTGAAGGTGCGGGCTTTTGCCGGGCAGAAGGTTCTGGGCGGATTTGCCGGGGCCGTAGCCGATGCCCTCACGCTGTTTGAGAAGTTTGAGAACAAGCTGGAGGAGTACAACCAGAGCCTGCAACGGGCGGCGATAGAACTGGCCAAGGAGTGGCGTACTGATAAATACCTCCGGGAACTGGATGCCTACCTGGCCCTGATGGACATCCGGAACAGCTACATCCTCTCCGGCACAGGCGATGTCATCGATCCCGAGGACGCGGTCATCAGCATC
This portion of the Candidatus Neomarinimicrobiota bacterium genome encodes:
- the hslV gene encoding ATP-dependent protease subunit HslV gives rise to the protein MKQTPIHSTTILGVRLGRKAAMGGDGQVTMGEMQLKSKAVKVRAFAGQKVLGGFAGAVADALTLFEKFENKLEEYNQSLQRAAIELAKEWRTDKYLRELDAYLALMDIRNSYILSGTGDVIDPEDAVISIGSGSGYAMAAARALIRVGEKDPKTIVKMALEITAEICIYSNNQLTILELE